A single region of the Lotus japonicus ecotype B-129 chromosome 4, LjGifu_v1.2 genome encodes:
- the LOC130710646 gene encoding uncharacterized protein LOC130710646 has protein sequence MTTTLHPGGDPRKAPCEGNDQADRSNKKVKTTDCVTVFDSEMDLLEENNPRLEGLQKESKMSYKDKVIAGESFTPFSPQEIVDLVREELAGDDLESMKLEDERKPFSLNPVVPVSLEEYEEWCRPWKFTLVVKLLGKKIGFRWMDQRLHRIWAKEGDIKVIDLAEDYYLVRFASENDYRVALFEGPWMIADHYLLVQRWRPRFKANDEAARKIAVWIRLPELDVELCNEKFLWRLGSLLGTMLKIDTHTSVNNRAKFARICVEIDLNCKLSPTFTALGEVYRLEYEGLHAICFSCGKYGHKSDRCPERTIPTPLPSSPKGNDPMLPASEDHQPKSKVIQEQTEVENDTPSGFGPWMLVKKPPKRKPLKPLNQTINQHGNKSRFSALNSNDEPREQPVNVNPHPGQENHQQQDAPKSKGGLGIKANKASGRIATQQKIVNQNQERVQPQKEMQQNKDMQTIHKGEEVTHYLTREESAALAAVKQFQQKMWDDFKSGKIPEDGLQGGSYVPSYEELNFIKSLMKQKGLDASVADMECSDRCKQDSLQEAQGAGKKNFTSFIKDCSRIYHLGFVAILEPRISGEKADKVLSNMGFDSITKTDANGFSGGIWCCWKQSMFSIRVVALNQQCIHLHVNPNDQGGWYLTVVYAHPQERMRVSLWNDLVNFKDQTSGPWFVAGDFNSVLFEAEKVGGAPFNRQAANKFQECLNITHLEDLGAKGVHFTWQRGDLFERLDRAVSNAQWRTRFPAASITNLPLPFSDHCALWLRLNVETRSPKPFKFLAAWSQHPEFQDLIKNNWRASSSWQGNITNCTETLMEWNKLVFGDIFRTKKRLLARMEGIQKKIVQNPNPFLMKLRKRLWTDYETILRSEELYWAQQAKINWLNLGDRNTKFFHQSTIARQQRNKVEALLNEEGEWTYDSLNLKRLIVNYFKSLFSTDQGLPYSLCSSSSFPKLSGLESTEMMKLVTHGEVKKALFSIGNLKSPGPDGFHAVFFKQNWDLIGDSLISLIRNIFSNPALIKNVNQTVLALIPKVQIPERVSQFRPIAL, from the exons ATGACGACGACGCTCCACCCCGGCGGGGATCCCCGCAAAGCACCTTGTGAAGGAAACGACCAAGCAGACCGTAGCAACAAAAAGGTAAAAACGACGGATTGTGTAACTGTCTTTGATTCAGAAATGGATCTACTGGAGGAGAATAATCCCAGATTGGAAGGTCTGCAAAAGGAATCAAAGATGTCCTATAAGGATAAAGTGATTGCTGGGGAATCCTTCACCCCCTTTTCCCCCCAAGAAATTGTTGACCTAGTTAGGGAAGAACTCGCTGGAGATGATCTGGAATCTATGAAACTTGAGGATGAGAGGAAGCCTTTCAGCCTCAACCCCGTTGTTCCTGTCTCCTTAGAAGAATATGAAGAATGGTGTCGCCCATGGAAGTTTACCCTGGTAGTGAAGCTCCTGGGAAAGAAAATTGGGTTTAGGTGGATGGACCAGCGCCTCCACAGAATCTGGGCAAAGGAAGGGGACATTAAGGTGATTGACCTTGCTGAGGACTACTATCTGGTTCGCTTTGCTTCTGAAAATGATTACCGGGTTGCTCTCTTCGAGGGCCCGTGGATGATTGCAGACCACTACCTACTGGTGCAGAGATGGAGACCTAGATTCAAGGCAAATGATGAAGCTGCCAGGAAGATAGCGGTGTGGATCAGGTTGCCAGAACTTGATGTGGAGCTCTGTAATGAAAAATTCCTTTGGCGCCTTGGATCCCTACTAGGGACGATGCTCAAGATTGATACCCACACATCTGTTAACAACCGTGCTAAGTTTGCCCGAATCTGTGTTGAAATTGATCTGAATTGCAAGCTTTCTCCCACTTTCACTGCTCTAGGAGAGGTATACCGACTAGAATATGAAGGTCTCCATGCTATATGTTTCAGTTGTGGAAAATATGGCCACAAGAGTGATCGATGCCCAGAGAGGACTATTCCCACCCCTCTTCCCTCTTCCCCTAAGGGTAATGATCCAATGCTGCCAGCGTCTGAGGATCATCAACCAAAATCTAAGGTGATTCAGGAACAGACTGAAGTGGAAAATGACACTCCTAGTGGCTTTGGCCCATGGATGTTGGTTAAAAAACCACCCAAGAGGAAGCCTCTTAAACCCTTGAACCAAACCATTAACCAGCATGGTAACAAATCTCGTTTCTCAGCCCTCAACTCTAATGATGAGCCTAGGGAGCAGCCAGTCAACGTTAATCCCCATCCTGGTCAAGAAAACCATCAGCAACAAGATGCCCCCAAATCCAAAGGTGGGCTTGGGATAAAAGCTAATAAAGCTTCTGGTAGGATCGCAACCCAACAGAAGATAGTGAATCAGAACCAAGAGAGGGTCCAACCTCAGAAAGAAATGCAGCAAAACAAGGACATGCAGACTATCCATAAAGGTGAGGAGGTGACTCATTACCTCACCAGGGAAGAATCTGCAGCCCTGGCAGCGGTGAAACAATTTCAACAAAAGATGTGGGATGATTTTAAATCAGGGAAAATCCCAGAAGATGGTCTTCAAGGTGGTTCCTACGTTCCTTCCTATGAGGAGCTCAATTTCATCAAGTCCCTCATGAAGCAGAAAGGTCTAGATGCCTCAGTAGCAGACATGGAGTGCAGTGATAGATGCAAGCAAGATTCCTTGCAAGAAGCCCA GGGGGCTGGGAAAAAGAATTTTACCAGCTTTATTAAGGATTGTTCAAGAATCTATCATTTGGGTTTTGTGGCCATTCTTGAGCCTCGTATAAGTGGTGAGAAAGCTGATAAAGTCCTCTCCAATATGGGCTTTGACAGTATAACAAAAACTGATGCAAACGGTTTCTCTGGAGGTATCTGGTGTTGTTGGAAGCAATCCATGTTCTCAATCAGAGTAGTGGCTTTAAACCAGCAATGCATTCACCTCCATGTTAATCCTAATGATCAGGGAGGGTGGTACCTTACTGTTGTTTATGCTCATCCCCAAGAAAGGATGAGGGTTTCCCTGTGGAATGACCTTGTGAACTTCAAGGACCAGACCTCTGGCCCCTGGTTCGTTGCTGGAGATTTCAACTCCGTTCTTTTTGAGGCAGAAAAAGTGGGTGGTGCCCCCTTCAACCGTCAGGCTGCTAACAAATTCCAGGAATGCTTGAACATCACCCACTTGGAGGATCTTGGCGCGAAAGGTGTCCATTTTACCTGGCAGAGGGGTGATCTTTTTGAGCGTCTTGATAGAGCAGTCTCCAATGCCCAATGGAGGACCAGATTTCCTGCAGCCTCTATAACAAATCTTCCTCTCCCTTTCTCAGACCATTGTGCCCTCTGGTTGAGACTCAATGTAGAAACTAGGAGCCCAAAACCTTTTAAGTTCTTGGCTGCCTGGTCGCAACATCCAGAATTCCAGGATCTGATTAAGAATAATTGGAGAGCTTCCAGTTCTTGGCAGGGAAACATCACAAACTGTACTGAAACGCTCATGGAATGGAATAAACTGGTTTTTGGAGACATATTCCGCACCAAAAAGAGGCTCCTGGCCAGAATGGAGGGCATCCAGAAGAAGATAGTTCAGAACCCAAATCCTTTTCTGATGAAGTTGAGAAAGAGACTATGGACTGATTATGAAACCATCCTGAGAAGTGAAGAGTTGTACTGGGCTCAGCAAGCCAAAATTAACTGGCTTAATTTGGGTGATAGGAACACTAAATTCTTTCACCAAAGCACTATAGCTAGACAACAACGAAACAAAGTGGAGGCCCTCCTCAATGAAGAGGGAGAATGGACTTATGACAGCTTGAACTTGAAAAGGTTGATTGTTAATTACTTCAAGTCCCTTTTCTCTACTGACCAGGGACTTCCCTATAGTCTGTGTAGTTCCTCCTCTTTTCCGAAGCTTAGCGGCCTTGAGAGCACTGAGATGATGAAGCTAGTGACCCATGGAGAAGTGAAAAAAGCGCTTTTCAGTATTGGAAATCTGAAATCCCCAGGCCCTGATGGATTTCATGCAGTCTTTTTCAAACAGAACTGGGATCTCATTGGGGATTCCCTAATCAGTCTTATCAGAAACATCTTCTCCAACCCTGCTCTGATCAAGAATGTGAACCAAACTGTTTTGGCTCTTATTCCCAAAGTCCAAATCCCTGAACGTGTCTCCCAATTCAGACCAATTGCCCTTTGA
- the LOC130715196 gene encoding uncharacterized protein LOC130715196 has translation MSQLGLILQESLRNEREARTIFGLLTEQIDAGDTAHRRRRTLKERLRFTGMGCCGATWVFRPVRQDHHEEARGEEGTRTVQQHQQQEEIQQGQDPDPLVPECVGPGPSGTGMNLAAALAAERQFRGSGESEGETPLRVSLMRLLEETEVETTATEKGGEGNDSVCCVCMGRKKGAAFIPCGHTFCRVCSRELWLNRGNCPLCNRSILEILDIF, from the coding sequence ATGAGTCAACTCGGTCTCATCCTGCAGGAATCGCTCCGCAATGAAAGAGAAGCAAGAACCATCTTCGGTTTGCTAACCGAACAAATCGACGCCGGCGATACAGCTCACCGGAGGAGGCGCACCCTCAAAGAACGCCTCAGATTCACCGGAATGGGCTGCTGCGGTGCCACCTGGGTCTTCCGTCCCGTCCGCCAGGACCATCACGAAGAAGCTAGAGGAGAAGAAGGAACAAGAACTGTACAGCAACATCAACAGCAAGAGGAGATCCAGCAGGGTCAAGATCCGGACCCGTTGGTACCCGAATGCGTGGGTCCGGGTCCATCGGGCACGGGGATGAATCTCGCGGCGGCGTTGGCGGCGGAGCGGCAATTTCGGGGATCAGGGGAATCGGAGGGGGAGACGCCGTTGAGAGTGTCGTTGATGAGGCTGTTGGAGGAAACGGAGGTGGAAACAACAGCAACGGAGAAAGGAGGAGAGGGGAATGATTCGGTGTGCTGCGTGTGTATGGGAAGGAAGAAAGGTGCAGCGTTCATACCATGTGGTCACACTTTTTGCAGGGTGTGTTCCAGGGAGCTCTGGTTGAACCGAGGGAATTGCCCCCTTTGCAATCGTTCCATTCTCGAGATTCTCGACATCTTCTGA